The proteins below come from a single Aegilops tauschii subsp. strangulata cultivar AL8/78 chromosome 6, Aet v6.0, whole genome shotgun sequence genomic window:
- the LOC109740736 gene encoding mitochondrial import inner membrane translocase subunit Tim13: protein MDSFSSPSMSSSGSPPNPEALMEQIKAQLAQAYAQELLETVGNKCFAKCVTKPGSSMSGSESSCVSRCVDRYIEATGIVGRALFSHR, encoded by the exons ATGGACTCCTTCTCGTCGCCGTCGATGTCGTCGTCAGGGTCGCCCCCCAACCCGGAGGCGCTCATGGAGCAGATCAAGGCGCAGCTCGCGCAGGCCTATGCCCAGGAGCTTCTTGAG ACCGTCGGGAACAAGTGCTTTGCAAAGTGTGTGACCAAGCCAGGATCAAGCATGAGCGGAAGCGAGAGCAGCTGCGTGTCACGCTGTGTTGATCGTTACATTGAGGCAACTGGCATCGTAGGCCGTGCTTTGTTCAGCCACCGTTAA